Proteins encoded by one window of Salarias fasciatus chromosome 1, fSalaFa1.1, whole genome shotgun sequence:
- the abcb10 gene encoding ATP-binding cassette sub-family B member 10, mitochondrial, with product MRLLMGTLSCTHSARLSKLKLTQPRTSWLEHRASLHNALRRRTVSPGLRSSLHPAPSALPPGSPRPFWSYHAGVSVLGPHTPVAFASSSAASASTAPESEKKPETPITVPLEDVKRILGLAHPERWRLAAAVGFLTVSSTVTMSAPYFLGKVIDTIYSGSTDTEMMTASLTSLCLMLTGVFLCGGAANAARVYLMDVSGQQIVRNLRASVFSSILRQEVAFFDRNRTGELINRLSADTTVVGRSITDNLSDGLRAVAQAAAGVSMMFYVSPNLANFVLLIVPPMVLFAIIYGRYLRTIAKRTQDALAQTTQLAEERISNVRTVRAFGKELSEVNMYIQKANHVLTLARKEAVLRAGFFGVTGLSGNLMILSVLYKGGLLMASQHMTVGELSSFLMYTFWVGISIAGLSSFYSELMKGFGAGSRLWELLDRKPEFSLDEGQVIAQDQLKGQLEFCDVSFAYPTRKETSIFHNLSFSVPAGTIMAVVGSSGSGKSTLVSLLLRLYDPDAGIITIDGHDIRNLNPCWLRSHIGTVSQEPVLFSCSVRDNIAYGALDPGAVTTEDIYRAARVANAYDFIQAFPQGFDTVVGEKGVLLSGGQKQRIAIARALLKNPKILLLDEATSALDSENEFLVQEALERLMEGRTVMIIAHRLSTIKNADHVAVLDQQRVAECGPPTELLGNRQGLFRKLMEKQAFLQEEQQRALR from the exons atgcGACTTTTAATGGGCACGTTGAGCTGCACGCATTCGGCTCGCTTATCCAAGCTGAAGCTAACCCAGCCCAGGACGTCATGGCTGGAGCACCGCGCCAGCCTTCACAACGCCCTCCGGAGGAGGACCGTGTCGCCGGGGCTCAGGTCCTCACTTCACCCGGCGCCGTCCGCCCTCCCCCCGGGCTCTCCCAGGCCCTTCTGGTCGTATCACGCCGGTGTCTCTGTGCTCGgtccacacacacctgttgcCTTTGCCAGCTCCTCAGCAGCCTCCGCATCCACAGCACCTGAGTCGGAGAAGAAACCCGAGACACCCATCACGGTGCCACTGGAGGATGTTAAAAGGATACTGGGACTGGCTCATCCGGAGAGATGGCGCCTGGCAG CTGCAGTCGGCTTCCTGACTGTCTCTAGCACAGTGACCATGTCGGCCCCCTACTTCCTGGGCAAAGTGATTGACACCATTTACAGCGGCAGCACGGACACGGAGATGATGACGGCCTCTTTGACATCGCTGTGTCTCATGCTGAcaggagtgtttctgtgtggtgGAGCGGCCAACGCTGCCAGAGTCTACCTCATGGATGTGTCAG GCCAGCAGATAGTTCGTAATCTCCGtgcctctgtcttctcctccatcctcagACAAGAAGTGGCATTTTTTGACAGGAACAGGACCGGAGAGCTTATTAACCGCCTCTCAGCTGACACCACTGTGGTGGGCCGTTCAATCACAGACAACCTGTCAGACGGGCTGAGGGCCGTCGCACAGGCAGCTGCCGGTGTCAGCATGATG TTCTACGTTTCACCCAATCTGGCGAACTTTGTGTTGCTGATAGTTCCTCCTATGGTCTTGTTTGCCATCATCTATGGCAGATACCTGCGAACCATCGCCAAACGCACACAGGATGCACTCGCACAAACCACACAG TTGGCCGAGGAGCGAATCAGCAACGTGCGGACGGTCAGGGCTTTTGGCAAAGAGCTGTCAGAGGTCAACATGTACATTCAGAAGGCAAACCATGTCCTCACACTGGCCCGAAAGGAAGCCGTACTACGAGCTGGTTTCTTTGGAGTG ACCGGCCTCAGCGGTAACCTCATGATCCTGTCGGTGCTTTATAAAGGAGGCCTTCTGATGGCCAGCCAGCACATGACTGTGGGGGAGCTCTCATCTTTCCTCATGTACACCTTCTGGGTGGGCATCAGTATAGCAG GTCTGAGTTCTTTCTACTCCGAATTGATGAAGGGCTTTGGTGCAGGGTCCCGACTGTGGGAGCTGCTGGACAGAAAACCTGAGTTTTCTTTGGATG AAGGTCAAGTCATCGCTCAGGACCAGTTGAAAGGCCAGCTGGAGTTCTGTGACGTCTCCTTTGCCTACCCAACACGTAAGGAGACGTCCATCTTCCACAACCTCAGTTTCTCGGTTCCGGCTGGTACCATCATGGCTGTAGTGGGATCCAGTGGATCAGGAAAATCAACCCTGGTGTCTCTACTGCTCAGGCTGTACGACCCTGATGCTG GTATCATCACTATCGATGGTCACGACATCAGAAATCTGAATCCCTGCTGGCTCAGGAGCCACATTGGAACTGTCAGCCAG GAGCCtgtgttgttttcctgctctgtcaGAGATAATATCGCGTACGGCGCCTTGGATCCAGGAGCTGTGACCACGGAGGACATCTACAGAGCTGCCAGAGTGGCAAACGCCTATGATTTCATTCAGGCATTTCCTCAGGGCTTTGACACCGTGGTGGGGGAGAAAGGAGTGCTGCTGTCTG GTGGTCAGAAGCAGAGGATAGCCATCGCCAGAGCTCTCCTGAAG AATCCGAAGATTCTGCTTTTGGATGAGGCTACAAG tgcCCTGGATTCTGAGAATGAGTTCCTTGTTCAGGAGGCTTTGGAGCGTCTCATGGAAG GGAGAACAGTCATGATCATCGCTCACCGTCTGTCCACCATTAAAAATGCGGACCACGTGGCCGTGCTGGACCAGCAGCGTGTGGCCGAGTGCGGCCCCCCCACGGAGCTGCTGGGAAACAGGCAGGGACTCTTCAGGAAGCTGATGGAGAAACAGGCctttctgcaggaggagcagcagcgagcCCTTCGCTGA